The window aaaataaattcgaaaaactagatctaatgcctcttgtggttggaatttttacaaaaagaaataactagcatgatgcggaaaacaattgctaattataccttctatttgtatgttaatgacctcgagaatttctaccgtattcctcgcctcgccttggacgtcgtgtgagcgacgatcctccaagacatacaccacccaaagagctttcttcttcctcctctaaaatccggccaccaccaccaatttaggaaccaaagagagcaagggaaaaggaaggggagagatccgaccatcatgagagagcacaagcaagagactagaattagatgccttcttcttcttcttcttctccttctcctccttcttgtatccggccacttaaaggaaccacaagcaatatgtgggcggccctagcatgataaagagctaggggtcggccctaaggaggagactagagagaagagagaaaaagaattcattaacccatgaagtctctcctccccttcttttataatacttgcccaagacaaataaggaaattttttttacaaaaattaaaatcttcatcatgttttccttttccctttttatttttccttttctttcctcttgattgaatcaatcaccaatcatagattagttttaatttgattggacgatgatttaatcctattggctagccccttgcttgggcaccaagtaagggtggtcggcccctataaggcAGGAAAAGatatcttttgtaaaaattttataaactcttataaaattttacaagctctcttttaatttcctaaagtggatgttaaaaaggaaagttttaaaaattaaaatcatgttttaaaatttaaaacttctcttctaaaaatttcttttttttaacatgtttacaacaatttaaattttaaaacttctcttcctttttctaaaaccataaggatggttaaaaaaggaaagttttaaaacttttaaaatttcttttaaaacatgtggcctaattcaaataagaaaagtttttaaattttaaatctctcttttaaaacttgtagttttctacaaagagaagattttaaaaattcaaaacacccctccttgtttgaattaatatggccgaccccctcttgcttgggcaccaagcaaggggccgacccttaagaggacaatgtggccggcccttgctttgTCACCAAGCATTGAGccaacccccttcttggacaccaagatgagcttatatttagatggacttgaggctttaatgaggctacgacagggacctagaggagaaattaattttggctttccgatgagcttgagtatcccatgtttgccctgaacacacaacttaagttcatcgataataactcattccactagagagttattatcgcactaccgcaccaatcccaaattacattatgagctccttcttatcatgagtgtgttagtctccctgtgtttaagataatgaatgcccactaattaagtaagttactgacaactcatttaattaatatctagctccaagagtagtaccactcaacttcattgtcatgtcggactaagtctacctgcagggtttaacatgacaatccttatgagctcctcttgggggcattctcaacctagataactaggacacagattccttctataatcaacaacacacactataagtaatatcatttcccaacttatcgggcttattgacttatcgagttaaatctcacccattgataagtcaaagaaataaatactaaatatatgtgtttgttattatattaggattaagagcacacacttccataataactaaggtctagttcttttataaagtcagtataaaaagaacttccataataactaaggtttgtTAGTCAtccaacgtcttccatcttcttattCGGATGCAGgctatgttcccacagacggcgccaaaatgatcctgtccgaatgatggaagctggaaagctggggatgaGATGACTATCGACGGGATGAAGACCTCaaccatgaaaaataaaaccaaacTAGGGAAGGGGCCCCTgacgttggtcctccgacgctaaAGTTAGAATCAAGAGGAGAGAATGTTTAATCCAGAAAATTGATAAATCTTGCCTTTCCTCATACCTGGCATACCcttttatacttttctttgtgatcgttcatctgtccttatttaatgatattaattgccaGAGGAAGACTTCTTTATCTTGACTTCCATGCATTAATGAAAGATGGAGTGTTATtctttgtcttggcttcttcatatttaatgTTAGACAaagtgttctcttttgttttctcttacCCTCTTGTGTAATGTCATTCCTTGCGCCAGACGGGTGGTCCGAGCGGCTTGTTTTCCTACCGACCTACCGACCAAAATAACCGACTACGGATTTGTCCATTCGTCTGACCGGCCCATGATGTCTATTAGTTTGACCGGCTGGGTGATCCGCTCGGCCACTCCTTTACCGACCGAGATAACCAGACAATCACCTTTAGTCAAGGCTCTTTCCGTAAGCCCCGACATTGACTGTTTTAACTTTGACCGATATCGTATCAATTGACCTATGACAAATGGACTTTCCCTTATTGCCGCATCATTTAATATTAGTGAGTTTGAATAACTTTATCTCCTCTATGGAGATAAATAACTTCCCTAACATTCGGAGTGTTTTTCTTTAGCACAATTTGTAGAACTTCTTACAAAATTAGATGGATTCATGATTAAATACGCGGGCATAGAATTGAGCTCTATAAAGAAAAGTACTGAAATGAAATGTTTACATAGTTCAAGAACATCATAGAGAGAAACTCTTATTCGTGCATGGTCTGGTAGGGTACAAATTCTAAGGCTTAGATTGTCTCAACTAGATGATTCATGTGTGAGCATGATTTTCACATATGAATGTCATATCAAAATTTGTCCAGTGGATTAACCCATAAACCTAAATGATGCATTAATGTGCCAGGTTTAAAAACATGTGACAGATTTAAAATAGATGGATGTTAATAGATAATTGGTAACTATCATAGAAATGATGGtaaaagataaatatattttgaagcTCCAGGAGTCGACATATGAATGTCATAAATGAGCAAGTATTTGCTGCGGTGCGCTTCGTATCATTTTTCTAATTATAACTCCGTTCGAACTGTGATCGTTTTCTCTGGTTTTTGTTGATATAAAAGTTTGTCATAAGTTGTTTTATTGTTCTTCTCTAGTCTCGTTTATGAGCAGGTATATTGAATTTGCCAATTCAACATTCTGATCTCTTACACAGGGGAATCCTTGGTTAAAGTTAGATTGCTTTTGAATACAACCATGCTTGTCTTGGCTCAACTTGTTTTGACATGGCGTTTCCCTCATATTGTTAGTGGGAAAATATTATTGTCCGCGTATGACATGGACAAGCCACCGCACGAAACCGTAGGAGATGCACCGCAGCCTAACAATTCTGAtatacaacatatatatatatatatatatatatatatatatatatatatatatatatatatatatatatatatatatatatatatatatatatatatatatatatatatatatatatagttttgatattatGCGCGACGCGCACTGTGCGCGACACACACAATATCAAtttgttttaattattatttttttaatattttgaatttataCAATACTcagtaaatatttaaatttatttcatttttaatttttcttttaactaaacactataatccaattgggaagtctgaaccctaaagataaaatctttaaaaaaaaattaacttaaaaattataacccaattcGAAAATCTGAACCcaagaaataaaatcttaaaaaaattaattatttttttaattcaaaataaaaaaaaacaaaacaaagacattttgaattaaaaaaaaattttctttatatAAGTAGCTAATACGTTAcgatatccccttaacatattacaatactccgtaaatacttaaatttatttcatttttaatttttttaactaaatattataatccaattggaaaatctaaatccaggtaaaatcttaaaaaaaaaataattgaaaaattatatcccAATTAAGATGCCTGAACTctattaataaaatagtaaaaaatatattttatttattttaaaatcaaaattaatatattttatttatttttttaatcaaaataaaaaagaatcaaTCATATATTGTACGATGCGCACAGTCATGCATTGTACATAGGCATCGCACGGTATATCAAAATCGTATATTAACTGAGGCGCTGGCGAGGACACAGTAACCTTTTGCCAACCAGAACTCACACCACTCGACAACTCGAGCTTTGGAGCTCTTAGGCGACTAGGCATCAGACGGATTGAGACTCGACACTCAATCACTCACTCACTCCGAGAACTCGTCCTCGATTCACATCCGATCAGCCTTAGCTTCTCCTCCTGACCACCTAGATTCAGCTCCCGACCATTCGGAAGCACTCAATTTCGATTCTGTAATTTCAAGTTTAGTATAAGCAATTCCGACAATCATCTTCTTAGCAAGATCCCCTCTCGTAGCGTCGCTTCTCGCGAACATCTCTGTGTCTCCGGTgaacttccattgcctggctgCGGTATATATACTGATTTTCTTATATATCTCGATTCCAGCGATATGTGTCGCCGCCGTAGAAACTGAATTTGGGCGAAAAGGAGAAGACCAGAAATCGGGCCTCCATCATTTCTACATCCGCCTCTTTTTCTTCCTCAGTCTCCTCGTCCTCGCTCATTTCTTCTGTGTCCATGGTGGCTCGTCCCCGGCCGAAGCAGGCTCAGGCGGTTAAAATCGAGGATGACTCCTCCGGATTCAGTGAGTAACTGGGGATGTTTCTCTGCTCGTGGTGGACCTGTCAGCTGTGGTGTTCCTCGGTCTGGTTTGTGCGATCGCGTGGGCCTCGTTGACGCTTTTCGTCGTGGTGTGCTTGCTCTACGGCAGCGAAACATCCGGCACAGaataaggaggaggaggaggaggaggaggaggagcattgGCTGGCGACGAGGTGGAGCCTTTTCATTTTTGCCCAAATAATCTTATTTTAAATGCTTAAAATAAGAGGGTAAAAGGAAGTGgaggttttttttttctgttaaaTTGAAAAATTACATGGTTATTTTAGTCATTACATGTTGGTGGTCTTCGCTTGATGCCTTTACCATCCCCAGTCCTGCTTCTGAAGCTCCAGGAGTCGACAAGAAACCCTAGCGTTAGCCGCGATGATCCCAAACAAGGCTCCGACGGAATCCGACTTGCAGGCTGCTCCACCTCCGGTGAGGGTGAGGGCTGTCGCGGCGGCCTCACACGCCGCTATCCAGCCTTCATCCCCAAGCTTTTTCTTCTCCGCCGCTGCTGCCGCCAACCCCTCCGCCGGATCTCACCGTAGGATTGCCATAGCTGTCGATCTCAGCGACGAGAGCGCCTACGCCGTTAAGTGGGCCGTGCAGAACTACCTCCGCCCGGGCGATGCAGTCATTCTCCTCCACGTCCGCCCCACTTCGGTCCTGTACGGCGCCGACTGGGGTGCTATCGACCTCTCCGTCTCCACTGCTGCGGACGCGGAGGATGCTGGCTCCGAGGAGTCACAGCAGAAGCTGGAGAGTGACTTCGATGCCTTCGCGACCACCAAGGCGGAAGATCTCGCCCAGCCTCTTGTTGATGCTCATATCCCCTTCAAGATTCACATCGTGAAGGACCACGACATGAAGGAGCGGCTTTGCCTCGAGGTGGAGAGGCTTGGACTCAGCGCGGTGATCATGGGCAGCAGGGGCTTCGGAGCTTCAAGGAGATCCAGCAAAGGAAGGCTTGGCAGCGTCAGCGACTACTGTGTTCACCATTGTGTGTGCCCTGTGGTGGTGGTTCGGTATCCCGATGAGGGGGGTGCGACTGCAGGTGGCGTTGCGGAGGGTGGCAGTCCTATAAAAGCTAGGAGATCTGCAGATAAAGACACCGAGTTGCATCCAGTTCCAGAAGACGACGAGTACCATGACGCCTCCAATGAGCATAAAGGTCATTGCCTTCTCTGCTATTACTCAGATATTTTCGATTCTTATTAATGTAATGGATTGGATAAATCGTGGCATTACTTATTAGTGTTATTATTTTTGTTCTGCAAGGATTATCTTTTGAACTCCAATTTATAATGTTCAGTAGAAACTAGGCTAATAGAAGATTTCTGTTCAGTATCAATTCAATTCATATCAGAATACTAGGTGAAAAGCTGCGTCTGGATAATAAGATAAATTGACGTGTTTTGGAACCTATGTaccttttttgatttttttaaagaaaaagagtaGAAAATGGTGTAGTTTTGCAGTACTACCTATAGACTAATTATGCCTTCATTAGGTACTTTGTTATGGCTCAATTTCTATATTCACAATCATAATTAACTATAATTTCTCTCTCTATTCAAAGAATCCAGTAAATCTCTCTTTCTGCTTGTTGCATCAGCTACTAACAACAACACAGGTTCTGAGTGACTGTTAGAATAACTATTCACCTTTATTATCCAATTTATTGACCTCTAATATGCATGTGTTTTCCATTATAGAGTTACAACGAGAAGCCATATGTCCTGACTATGCAAATTGATATTGTTACTGTAAAGATAGTTTTGATTATTTATGGTTTTGTTAAAGCCTCCTAACTGCTTGATCTTGAATGTGTATTGGTTCAACATGTATTGGAATCTGATGTTGAAAATTATTAGTTTTCACATACATTTGCAAAAATGTGTTAAAAATTCCATTTAATATCTAGAATGGTGTCTGGAAATGAATACAGGGAGAGATTTTGTTTGTGTGCATAAGAATATGGATAGCCTTACAAGCTGTCATTGTCATTTATCAATTATATGAACAATGTCACAACTACACAACTATTATGTCAGTTACAAGAgagtttttctttattcatatatggATGCACTAACTGCATATGTAGCCGCATAGGTCGTTTGGTCATGCATGTTGAAGTCAAGTGCATATTTATGGTACTTTGGCTCTTCATTTCCCTCCATTTTCATGTCAAGTACTTCCACTTTGCTACCAATAGTTGGAGTGGACCCTATTGATCATGTTATAAAAAGTTATTAGTCACACTTTGATCCATACCAATTCACTGCATATTGGCAACCACTTCATGCTATAAGCGGTGGTCCCATGCTGGCTAGGCTTGATTTTAAAATGATGTCCTCAATGCATCTTGTGATTCTCTCTTTGTGCAGCCTTCTTTGACAAGTGAACTCTATAAGAATTGATGGCCTTTTCACAAGTCACCGCATCATCTTCCATTAGCACTAGAACCCTTTAGATCTTATGGTTCAAAATATTAACTATTATGCCACATTTCACATCTTAGTCACTAATAGAAAATCGCAATGGGCCTGT is drawn from Zingiber officinale cultivar Zhangliang chromosome 1B, Zo_v1.1, whole genome shotgun sequence and contains these coding sequences:
- the LOC121968798 gene encoding universal stress protein PHOS32-like isoform X2, producing the protein MIPNKAPTESDLQAAPPPVRVRAVAAASHAAIQPSSPSFFFSAAAAANPSAGSHRRIAIAVDLSDESAYAVKWAVQNYLRPGDAVILLHVRPTSVLYGADWGAIDLSVSTAADAEDAGSEESQQKLESDFDAFATTKAEDLAQPLVDAHIPFKIHIVKDHDMKERLCLEVERLGLSAVIMGSRGFGASRRSSKGRLGSVSDYCVHHCVCPVVVVRYPDEGGATAGGVAEGGSPIKARRSADKDTELHPVPEDDEYHDASNEHKGN
- the LOC121968798 gene encoding universal stress protein PHOS32-like isoform X1, with protein sequence MIPNKAPTESDLQAAPPPVRVRAVAAASHAAIQPSSPSFFFSAAAAANPSAGSHRRIAIAVDLSDESAYAVKWAVQNYLRPGDAVILLHVRPTSVLYGADWGAIDLSVSTAADAEDAGSEESQQKLESDFDAFATTKAEDLAQPLVDAHIPFKIHIVKDHDMKERLCLEVERLGLSAVIMGSRGFGASRRSSKGRLGSVSDYCVHHCVCPVVVVRYPDEGGATAGGVAEGGSPIKARRSADKDTELHPVPEDDEYHDASNEHKDLEIQC